From Trueperella pecoris, a single genomic window includes:
- the zupT gene encoding zinc transporter ZupT — protein sequence MPNEIFALALTVLAGLATGIGAAIAFLIRKPTPRLLSLALGFSAGVMLYVSFTEMMPTATEILGGNTSAQWLTVAGFFAGIGVIAVIDWLVPEVSNPHEFHTSTDFLSSPGEPTLVIKKEGETQAKLMRMGVMTALALAIHNFPEGFATFVSGLYDIETAVPIAIAIAIHNIPEGIAVSVPIYFATGSRKKAFGLSFASGLSEPVGAVLGYLILREVMNDTIFGVTLAAVAGVMVYISLDELLPSAEKFGKHHHAIFGLIAGMAVMALSLLLL from the coding sequence ATGCCGAATGAAATCTTTGCACTCGCGCTGACCGTGCTCGCCGGTTTGGCCACCGGAATCGGCGCAGCAATCGCCTTCCTCATCCGCAAACCAACACCGCGTCTGCTCTCCCTCGCACTGGGATTCTCGGCCGGTGTCATGTTGTACGTGTCCTTCACTGAAATGATGCCCACGGCAACCGAGATCCTCGGCGGCAACACGAGCGCTCAGTGGCTCACCGTCGCAGGGTTCTTCGCAGGCATCGGCGTCATTGCCGTCATCGACTGGCTCGTGCCGGAGGTCTCCAACCCCCACGAGTTCCACACCTCAACAGACTTTCTCTCCTCCCCCGGCGAGCCGACACTCGTCATCAAAAAAGAAGGCGAAACCCAGGCCAAACTCATGCGGATGGGCGTCATGACGGCCCTAGCGCTGGCCATTCACAATTTCCCCGAAGGCTTCGCCACCTTCGTCTCCGGCCTTTACGACATCGAGACAGCGGTACCTATCGCTATCGCCATCGCGATCCACAACATCCCCGAAGGTATCGCCGTCTCTGTGCCGATATACTTCGCAACCGGCTCACGCAAGAAGGCCTTCGGCTTGTCCTTCGCCTCCGGCCTATCCGAGCCAGTCGGCGCCGTCCTGGGTTACCTCATCTTGCGCGAAGTCATGAACGACACCATCTTCGGCGTCACCCTCGCCGCCGTCGCCGGCGTCATGGTCTACATTTCGCTCGACGAGCTACTGCCATCGGCCGAAAAATTCGGCAAGCACCATCACGCGATCTTCGGCCTCATCGCTGGCATGGCCGTCATGGCTCTCTCACTGCTTTTGCTCTAG
- a CDS encoding class I SAM-dependent methyltransferase: MSFHKLLSSAGWDLLETLPPYDSLSVLTLTERLTRDGYDRDLIAAALTQSRLRERGREKFGPFASRMLFTQDGLEQATRLSVGAFHAARLREAGATHVIDMGCGIGADSMAFAGLGLRTSSIEMDPEAAAAAYINLTPFPEAHVIEANAFDVDLVSLGADAIWIDPARRSKGHRLKNPEEWSPKLSQAIDIASRFDSAGIKIAPGIDYEALPSDACVEWISADGTLIEAIIWLGKAAPTPGRRALVLTGTNSATRGAGVSDPRTPHVVVAPREPGRFIFEPDPAIIRSGAIASLCEEFGIAPIADSIAYLTGDTPIDSPFLTAFTIRDVFTTEPAPLRKALTRLGIGRVEIKKRGTPLDPEVFRKKLKLNPKLSGQATLIATPTITGKHRIFLCERSVHDAVA; this comes from the coding sequence GTGTCATTCCACAAACTCCTCAGCTCTGCCGGATGGGACCTTCTCGAAACCCTCCCGCCCTACGACTCATTGAGCGTCTTGACCCTGACAGAACGCCTGACGCGCGATGGCTACGATCGCGACCTCATCGCCGCCGCGCTCACCCAAAGTCGCCTGCGCGAGCGCGGCCGCGAAAAATTTGGTCCCTTCGCCAGCCGCATGCTCTTCACCCAAGACGGCCTCGAGCAAGCCACCCGCCTCAGTGTTGGCGCATTCCACGCGGCCCGCCTGCGCGAAGCGGGCGCGACGCACGTCATCGACATGGGGTGCGGAATCGGTGCCGACTCCATGGCATTTGCGGGGCTTGGCCTGCGCACGTCCTCCATCGAGATGGATCCCGAAGCGGCCGCCGCCGCGTACATCAACCTCACGCCTTTCCCCGAGGCACACGTCATCGAGGCAAACGCCTTTGACGTCGACCTCGTCTCACTCGGTGCCGACGCCATTTGGATCGACCCCGCCCGGCGCAGCAAGGGGCATCGCCTGAAGAACCCCGAAGAGTGGTCCCCGAAGCTCAGCCAGGCCATCGACATCGCCTCGCGCTTCGATTCCGCGGGCATCAAGATCGCCCCCGGCATTGACTACGAGGCGCTCCCCTCGGACGCCTGCGTCGAATGGATCTCCGCAGACGGCACGCTCATCGAAGCCATCATCTGGCTGGGCAAAGCGGCACCGACGCCCGGGCGCCGCGCCCTCGTCCTCACCGGCACCAATTCCGCCACACGCGGCGCGGGCGTGAGCGACCCGCGCACCCCGCACGTCGTCGTCGCGCCTCGCGAGCCGGGCCGGTTCATCTTCGAACCCGATCCGGCCATCATTCGCTCCGGCGCCATCGCCTCCCTGTGCGAGGAGTTCGGCATCGCACCCATCGCAGACTCCATCGCCTACCTCACCGGCGATACCCCCATCGATTCGCCCTTCCTCACTGCCTTCACCATTCGCGACGTATTCACCACCGAGCCAGCACCGCTTCGCAAGGCACTGACAAGGCTCGGTATCGGCCGCGTGGAGATCAAAAAACGCGGCACGCCCCTCGACCCGGAAGTTTTCCGCAAGAAGCTCAAACTCAACCCCAAGCTATCCGGGCAGGCCACGCTCATCGCCACGCCGACCATCACCGGTAAGCACCGCATCTTCCTCTGCGAGCGCTCGGTTCACGACGCCGTCGCTTGA
- the groES gene encoding co-chaperone GroES, with protein sequence MTVSIKPLDDRIVIQQVEAEETTASGLVLPDTAKEKPQEGKVVAVGPGRIDDNGNRVPMDLAVGDTVIYSKYGGTEVKYGADEYIILSQRDVLAVVTR encoded by the coding sequence ATGACGGTCTCCATTAAGCCGCTTGATGACCGCATCGTCATCCAGCAGGTTGAAGCTGAGGAAACCACCGCGTCTGGCCTTGTTCTGCCGGACACCGCTAAGGAGAAGCCCCAGGAGGGCAAGGTCGTGGCTGTGGGCCCGGGCCGCATTGATGACAACGGTAACCGCGTGCCCATGGATCTCGCTGTGGGTGACACCGTGATTTATTCCAAGTACGGAGGCACCGAGGTCAAGTACGGCGCGGATGAGTACATCATTCTCTCCCAGCGTGACGTTCTGGCGGTTGTGACCCGCTAG
- the purE gene encoding 5-(carboxyamino)imidazole ribonucleotide mutase: MLKVGIVMGSASDLPIVRKAANMLDTLEVPYEVHVFSAHRTPDQAAEFTRNARENGIGVIIAAAGMAAHLAGAVAANTTLPVIGIPLTSSHLDGMDALLSTVQMPPGMPVATVAINGAKNAAILAAQIIALTDPQLVARIEADREATRASILEKNAVVEAEFN; this comes from the coding sequence GTGCTCAAGGTGGGAATCGTCATGGGAAGCGCGAGTGATCTTCCCATCGTTCGCAAAGCGGCCAACATGCTGGACACCTTGGAAGTTCCCTACGAGGTTCACGTGTTCTCGGCGCATCGCACGCCTGATCAGGCGGCCGAATTTACCCGCAACGCGCGCGAGAACGGGATCGGCGTCATCATCGCCGCTGCAGGAATGGCCGCACACTTGGCTGGCGCCGTCGCCGCCAACACCACACTGCCTGTCATTGGCATCCCGCTGACCTCCTCCCACCTCGACGGCATGGATGCTCTGCTCTCCACCGTTCAGATGCCGCCGGGAATGCCCGTCGCCACCGTTGCCATCAATGGGGCGAAGAACGCGGCCATCCTCGCCGCGCAGATCATTGCACTCACCGATCCACAGCTTGTCGCGCGTATCGAGGCTGACCGCGAGGCCACGCGCGCTTCCATCCTCGAAAAGAACGCGGTAGTAGAAGCCGAATTCAACTAA